The DNA window ACATCAATTACGGATGTCCTGAAAAGTTACTCAGTAACCCTCCTTTCATGCCCCTTCAGGTGTGCCTACTGCAATGCCTACAGGATATCACAGTACCCTGACTCAGGGTGGGTTTACAGGGGTCATGTGAAACCTGAAGATCTGGCAGAGGAGGTCCTCAGGGAACTTGAATCAGAGGGCATATCAAATCTGAGCTTCACTGGAGGTGAACCCTCAATACACACACCCTACATCGAAAAGGTGCTGAATGAAATAAAAGGTGAATGCGATGTTGATGTCATAATGGCAACAAATGGATTCCAGACACCTGAGACTTTAAAGCGCATCATAAGGTTCACATCGCTCTTCAGTTTTGAGATAAAGGCCCTTTCAGATGAACTACACAGAAACCTGACAGGGGCGCCCGTGGGTCCTGTGCTCCGAAACGCAGCCTACCTTGCAGAGAAATTTCCTGAAAAGGTAAGGGTTTTCAGGACGGTCGTGATACCTGGAATAAACCACCATGAGATAGGGGAGATAGCATCATTCATTGCAGAGATAAATCCAGAGATTCCCTACCGCCTCATAGGTTTCAGACCGAACTTCCTCCTCTACTACCACAGGGGACCCGACAGAAAACTGATGGAGAAACTTGTGGAGAAGTGCAGGGCAGAGGGGCTTGAAAGGGTTGATTATTCTGGCTACTACCCCCTATCAGAATTGAAGCTTGAGGACCGTCTGAGGAAAGCAGGCTGCAGTCTGCCAAGGGACTGCGGAAGCTGCAGCCATGAGGTGTGCAGGGCGATTCTCAGGGAGCCCTGGAGGGGTTAACCAGTTAGAAAATCCTCTACGAGATTCCTTGTCTCATTGAGCGCTTCGAGGGGTATCCCCCGGGGCATCTCCCCAGGCTTTCCTTCAACGTCCCTCAGAACACCATCAGCACCAAGGAACATCCCCTCACTCACAACACCCATGAAGTTCTGGGGTGGTAAAAGGGCCACGGCCACCCTGTCATTCTCCCTTACATCAGGGTCATTTGTAACTACCTTTATGGATCTCTTTCCTACGTTAACATTGCAGATCTGAAGTTTATCTGCAGACGGGTGCCCCCCAACACTCATGACCTCACCTGCAACTATATCAACTCCAATAACAGGGTCTGATATCTTTCCAAGCATCAGCCGACCCCTCAGGTTTCCAATGGTGTTCATGAAGAACTTCACCTTTGCTATGTTCTCCTCGACCCTCTCCCTCTCATCCCTTGAGGCCTCATCAAGGAATTTACGGCTCCAGTCATCACCTCCCAGGGCATCAACTATCTCCTTGAGTTTTTCCTCAATACCCATCATCTCTGAACTTGCTGCAAGGTCCTCAGGTTCAAGGTATGAATATATGAGGCTCTGCAGTGTCCTTTCGATCTCAGAGGCGGCCTGGATGGCGGGCTTCTTCTTCCACTGACCCCTGAAACCCCCTGCCTCCAGGGCCCTCCTGAAGAGGTCAACTGCCTTAACTGCAACCATGAGCCTGTAATCCTTACTGGTGTCCCACATTTCAATCACAATCCAGAATCATTTTTAATTCCAGTAACAGCCTTTCTCTTCCTGCCACTGCATTTATCTGTTATTTCCCTATAACTATTTAAGCTATAAACAATAATATTAACCAACAGTAGGGTTATGCAGCAGCGCTACATCTTTAACTGTCCGGTGGTGGAAAAATGGTTGAATTATCCAGTCTATATGGACTTGAAATATACACCTCAAGGGGTAAGTACGTTGGAAGGGTTCAGGACGTTGTCCTCAACATCAAGAAGGGACGTGTCTCAACACTGAAGGTCCGTCCAATGAGACATGATAAGAAGAATGTGGGTATAAAGGATGTCCTCAAGACCAGCATAAGGATAGTCCCTGAATCAGATGAGATAAGACCCATACAGGAGGAGGGCATCATCGATATAAACTATGAACGTGTCCAGGCGGTCGGAGATATACTCATAATATCTCCTGATGTTTCAGCGGAGAAAAAGGTAAACCCCCTTGAATCCTGATTTCTTCTGTGTGATGATATGATCGTGGGTATAGTGGGCTGTG is part of the Methanothermobacter sp. K4 genome and encodes:
- a CDS encoding tRNA-binding protein; this encodes MWDTSKDYRLMVAVKAVDLFRRALEAGGFRGQWKKKPAIQAASEIERTLQSLIYSYLEPEDLAASSEMMGIEEKLKEIVDALGGDDWSRKFLDEASRDERERVEENIAKVKFFMNTIGNLRGRLMLGKISDPVIGVDIVAGEVMSVGGHPSADKLQICNVNVGKRSIKVVTNDPDVRENDRVAVALLPPQNFMGVVSEGMFLGADGVLRDVEGKPGEMPRGIPLEALNETRNLVEDFLTG
- a CDS encoding radical SAM protein, with product MEGLRKCSLCEWRCRANRSAGERGVCGAAKTEIAYTSITDVLKSYSVTLLSCPFRCAYCNAYRISQYPDSGWVYRGHVKPEDLAEEVLRELESEGISNLSFTGGEPSIHTPYIEKVLNEIKGECDVDVIMATNGFQTPETLKRIIRFTSLFSFEIKALSDELHRNLTGAPVGPVLRNAAYLAEKFPEKVRVFRTVVIPGINHHEIGEIASFIAEINPEIPYRLIGFRPNFLLYYHRGPDRKLMEKLVEKCRAEGLERVDYSGYYPLSELKLEDRLRKAGCSLPRDCGSCSHEVCRAILREPWRG
- a CDS encoding PRC-barrel domain-containing protein — encoded protein: MVELSSLYGLEIYTSRGKYVGRVQDVVLNIKKGRVSTLKVRPMRHDKKNVGIKDVLKTSIRIVPESDEIRPIQEEGIIDINYERVQAVGDILIISPDVSAEKKVNPLES